The following are encoded together in the Pan troglodytes isolate AG18354 chromosome 6, NHGRI_mPanTro3-v2.0_pri, whole genome shotgun sequence genome:
- the CCDC136 gene encoding coiled-coil domain-containing protein 136 isoform X16: MEAITSELRSLREEISLLEHEKESELKEIERELHLAQAEIQSLRQAAEDSATEHESDIASLQEDLCRMQNELEDMERIRGDYEMEIASLRAEMEMKSSEPSGSLGLSDYSGLQEELQELRERYHFLNEEYRALQESNSSLTGQLADLESERTQRATERWLQSQTLSMTSAESQTSEMDFLEPDPEMQLLRQQLRDAEEQMHGMKNKCQELCCELEELQHHRQVSEEEHSRLQRELKCAQNEVLRFQTSHSVTQNEELKSRLCTLQKKYDTSQDEQNELLKMQLQLQTELRQLKVMKSTLVENQSDKELLCRLQKLQLQHQNVTCEKEKLLERQQQLREELQCHEAELQHLRDTVASLKESNEKDTETHAQLQEMKQLYQASKDELERQKHMYDQLEQDLLLCQLELKELKASQPIPEDKGKCANKCDTLLSRLTELQEKYKASQKEMGQLQMEQCELLEDQRRMQEEQGQLQEELHRLTLPLPKSGLLLKSQELLTKLEDLCELQLLYQGMQEEQKKLIQNQDCVLKEQLEIHEELRRFKESHFQEVLENPDDSKLAKSSKCNRNKQSKLLMEQMQALQVMYDAGQAEQELLQQEQGRLLEERKRLQADLQLCLEEMQLLQVQSPSIKMSLESYGKSYGSMVPSNENCRKTYDTTVDDNESYYKSYTSTQTSSESFLKSYDSSTSASEAYGKSYCTTSNSSITYKKSYGSTRSSDTCQKSFVSSCTDEEPAEPEDMECFEEMVVKVLIKLQAVQAMYQISQEEHSQLQEQMEKLLAKQKDLKEELDACEREFKECMECLEKPVAPQNDKNEIKELQTKLRELQLQYQASMDEQGRLLVVQEQLEGQLQCCQEELRQLREKRSSVVKEARGKNANKNMNKNANGVKMKKVTKPCSDTSESDLETRKSLEVVLYYKASQRKLDGLAKEEEKKEEVKEEAKEQYGDELVAEPADPGEAKSTEDQEENEDKEEEEKEEDSEEEEDDVDSSLESPEENNPLRLSESKKKS; the protein is encoded by the exons ATGGAGGCCATAACCA GTGAGCTGCGTTCTCTACGGGAGGAGATTTCCCTGTTAGAGCATGAGAAAGAAAGCGAACTTAAGGAAATAGAACGGGAATTGCATTTGGCCCAGGCTGAGATCCAGAGTCTGCGGCAAGCAGCAGAGGATTCTGCAACTGAACATGAGAGTGACATAGCATCCCTGCAGGAGGATCTCTGCCGGATGCAGAATGAACTTGAAGACATGGAACGCATTCGGGGAGATTATGAGATGGAGATTGCCTCCCTCCGTGCAGAAATGGAGATGAAGAGCTCTGAACCATCCGGTAGTTTAGGTCTCTCAGATTACTCTGGGTTACAAG AAGAACTGCAGGAGCTGCGGGAACGCTACCATTTCCTGAATGAGGAATACCGGGCCCTGCAGGAGAGCAACAGCAGCCTCACGGGGCAGCTTGCAGATCTGGAGAGTGAGAG GACACAGAGAGCAACAGAGAGATGGCTGCAGTCCCAAACACTGAGTATGACGTCAGCAGAGTCTCAGACTTCAGAAATGGATTTCTTAGAGCCTGATCCTGAAATGCAGTTGTTACGGCAGCAGCTACGGGATGCTGAAGAGCAGATGCATGGCATGAAGAACAAG TGTCAGGAATTGTGTTGTGAGTTGGAAGAGCTACAGCATCATCGCCAGGTCAGTGAGGAGGAGCACAGCCGGCTGCAGAGGGAGCTCAAGTGTGCTCAGAATGAGGTGCTTCGGTTTCAGACCTCCCACAGTGTCACCCAG AATGAGGAGCTGAAGTCCAGACTCTGTACCCTGCAGAAAAAATATGATACTAGCCAGGATGAGCAGAACGAGCTCTTGAAGATGCAGCTGCAACTTCAGACTGAGCTCCGGCAGCTCAAAGTCATGAAATCCACACTTGTAGAAAACCAGAGTGATAAG GAGTTACTGTGCCGGCTGCAGAAGCTGCAGCTCCAGCACCAGAACGTCACATGTGAGAAGGAAAAGCTGCTGGAACGGCAGCAGCAGCTGCGGGAGGAGCTGCAGTGCCATGAGGCAGAGCTGCAGCACCTCAGGGATACGGTGGCCTCCTTGAAAGAGAGCAATGAGAAG GACACAGAGACGCACGCTCAGCTTCAGGAGATGAAGCAGCTGTACCAGGCCAGCAAGGACGAGCTGGAGCGGCAGAAGCACATGTATGACCAGCTGGAGCAGGACCTCCTGCTCTGCCAGCTGGAGCTGAAAGAGCTCAAGGCCTCCCAGCCCATTCCGGAGGACAAAGGAAAGTGTGCTAATAAG TGTGACACACTGCTGTCCAGACTGACAGAATTGCAGGAAAAGTACAAGGCCAGCCAGAAGGAGATGGGGCAGCTGCAGATGGAGCAGTGTGAGCTCCTGGAGGATCAGAGGAGGATGCAGGAGGAGCAGGGCCAGCTGCAGGAAGAGCTGCACAGGCTCACACTGCCACTGCCAAAGAGTGGCCTCTTACTCAAG AGTCAGGAGCTACTCACCAAGTTAGAAGACCTGTGTGAGCTGCAGCTGCTCTACCAAGGCATGCAGGAGGAACAGAAGAAGCTGATACAGAACCAAGACTGTGTATTAAAGGAACAATTAGAGATCCACGAAGAGCTGCGACGTTTCAAAGAGTCTCATTTCCAGGAAGTGTTGGAGAATCCCGATGATTCCAAattggctaagtcctcaaaatgTAATCGAAACAAG caaTCCAAGCTGCTCATGGAGCAGATGCAGGCCCTGCAGGTGATGTATGACGCCGGTCAGGCGGAGCAGGAGCTCTTGCAGCAAGAGCAAGGGAGGCTCCTAGAGGAGCGGAAGAGGCTGCAGGCAGACTTGCAGCTCTGCCTGGAAGAAATGCAGCTGCTTCAAGTCCAGTCCCCTTCTATAAAAATGAGCCTTGAGTCCTACGGGAAGAGCTATGGTAGCATGGTCCCCAGCAATGAGAACTGTCGCAAGACTTATGATACCACTGTGGATGACAATGAGAGCTATTACAAGAGTTACACCAGCACCCAGACCAGCAGCGAGAGCTTTCTCAAGAGCTATGACAGCAGCACTAGTGCCAGTGAGGCCTATGGGAAGAGTTACTGCACCACCAGCAACAGCAGCATTACCTATAAGAAGAGTTACGGCAGCACCAGGAGCTCTGACACCTGCCAGAAGAGTTTTGTCAGCAGCTGCACTGACGAGGAACCTGCTGAGCCTGAAGACATGGAG TGCTTTGAGGAAATGGTTGTGAAAGTGCTGATCAAGCTGCAGGCGGTGCAGGCCATGTACCAGATAAGCCAGGAGGAACACAGCCAGCTGCAAGAGCAGATGGAAAAGTTACTGGCCAAGCAGAAAGACCTGAAGGAAGAGCTGGATGCCTGTGAAAGGGAGTTCAAGGAGTGCATGGAATGCCTTGAAAAGCCCGTGGCCCCCCAGAACGACAAGAATGAG ATCAAAGAACTGCAGACCAAGCTGCGGGAGCTGCAGCTGCAATACCAGGCTAGCATGGATGAGCAGGGGCGGCTTCTGGTAGTGCAGGAGCAGCTGGAGGGGCAGCTGCAGTGCTGCCAGGAGGAGCTCCGCCAGCTCAGGGAGAAGAGGTCCTCTGTTGTCAAAGAAGCCCGGGGGAAGAATGCTAATAAGAACATGAACAAGAATGCCAATGGGGTTAAAATGAAAAAGGTGACCAAGCCATGCTCGGATACTTCTGAGAGCGACCTTGAGACCAGAAAG AGTCTGGAGGTAGTGCTGTACTACAAG